One segment of Macrotis lagotis isolate mMagLag1 chromosome 1, bilby.v1.9.chrom.fasta, whole genome shotgun sequence DNA contains the following:
- the SPATA24 gene encoding spermatogenesis-associated protein 24 isoform X1: MAEASKNFPEDENTAYFAFQQLREVIGSQEQVIHRLKSTMAIQEEKFVSKEEYEAVVKKLEEEKAAHAQTKGLLAKETEKLQFALGEVEVLSKQLEREKQAFEKALSSVKNKVLTESTKKDKLITKCNEIESHIIKQEDILNGKENEIKELQNVISHQKQIFRHQISDFRIQKQQENYMAQVLDRKQKKAGGLLSTRGFKGLGDK; this comes from the exons ATGGCGGAAGCTTCCAAGAATTTCCCGGAGGACGAGAATACGGCGTATTTCGCCTTCCAGCAACTTCGGGAAGTCATTGGATCTCAGGAGCAAGTGATCCACCGGCTGAAAAGCACG ATGGCCATCCAGGAAGAGAAATTTGTGAGTAAAGAAGAATACGAAGCTGTGGTAAAGAAGTTGGAG GAGGAAAAGGCAGCCCATGCCCAGACCAAGGGCCTGTTGgctaaagagacagagaaactgcaGTTTGCTCTTGGAGAGGTGGAGGTACTGTCCAAGCAACTGGAAAGAGAAAAGCAGGCTTTTGAAAAGGC GCTATCCAGTGTCAAGAACAAAGTTCTGACAGAGTCCACCAAAAAGGACAAGCTTATCACCAAATGCAATG AAATTGAGTCTCACATTATAAAGCAAGAAGATATtcttaatgggaaagaaaatgaaattaaggaaCTACAGAATGTCATCAGCCATCAGAAACAGATCTTCAG GCATCAGATATCAGACTTTCGGATTCAGAAGCAGCAAGAGAATTACATGGCCCAAGTGCTGGACAGGAAGCAAAAGAAGGCAGGTGGGCTGCTTTCCACCAGGGGCTTCAAGGGACTTGGAGACAAATAA
- the SPATA24 gene encoding spermatogenesis-associated protein 24 isoform X3, translating to MAIQEEKFVSKEEYEAVVKKLEEEKAAHAQTKGLLAKETEKLQFALGEVEVLSKQLEREKQAFEKALSSVKNKVLTESTKKDKLITKCNEIESHIIKQEDILNGKENEIKELQNVISHQKQIFRHQISDFRIQKQQENYMAQVLDRKQKKAGGLLSTRGFKGLGDK from the exons ATGGCCATCCAGGAAGAGAAATTTGTGAGTAAAGAAGAATACGAAGCTGTGGTAAAGAAGTTGGAG GAGGAAAAGGCAGCCCATGCCCAGACCAAGGGCCTGTTGgctaaagagacagagaaactgcaGTTTGCTCTTGGAGAGGTGGAGGTACTGTCCAAGCAACTGGAAAGAGAAAAGCAGGCTTTTGAAAAGGC GCTATCCAGTGTCAAGAACAAAGTTCTGACAGAGTCCACCAAAAAGGACAAGCTTATCACCAAATGCAATG AAATTGAGTCTCACATTATAAAGCAAGAAGATATtcttaatgggaaagaaaatgaaattaaggaaCTACAGAATGTCATCAGCCATCAGAAACAGATCTTCAG GCATCAGATATCAGACTTTCGGATTCAGAAGCAGCAAGAGAATTACATGGCCCAAGTGCTGGACAGGAAGCAAAAGAAGGCAGGTGGGCTGCTTTCCACCAGGGGCTTCAAGGGACTTGGAGACAAATAA
- the PROB1 gene encoding proline-rich basic protein 1, whose amino-acid sequence MLSLLVPPAAGSFPSPLAPRRDSSGSSGSYHTAPGSPEPQGPRPVLDGADDDGGGGVPGRGQPAEFAGRSARVPGRGAGPTGSGRSQLRLSISAQNSRQESGSGFPQGPGQRPSPFQLRTLPSGEMEVIFTTGPLGGAPAPAPAPAPAPAPSDSDEADGEVRQLTALGWPAPSPAPQGPYLDVHSPSARASSSPSPAVSDSSDQAERWATYLDLRPEAGPAASRPPELPATSGRAQFECVEVALEDRASLPTQRTVPKRQIELRVKPSPPQPGRAGAPGRRPLLRTGSLDESLSRLQAASTLVRTALARKLPPEQPERPGPGGGPGPQLRAHCETQKPADWPPAWPEAREREAPPRPAVRSPRRDPKELQPGGSPPARLPPREPAKEAAPPPAGAVSVRAPRPWPSLRERAIRRDKPAPGSEPLGPVSSSIFLLSGERAQEGAEGRPRLERGPRPKPPSPAPAASRETPGLPPREAREVPARAAPPAQEPPGPAGQERPASPAPETAGPEPGEPGDAPAVRARAAIPKPRDVRKLVKNTYSLSFPAAARSPGVHGPEPPAVHGPEPPAHYTSTFQKDFLPVLPHPYQVPEPEPPASAGAGGSDPAPRPGRPPPPPQPQPPGEPTPRKKAENNTAKPFARSEVRLPGALASARKPGVRAQPESRPEAGRAPPGCSPQAPRLLPEGEGQGNSPGATPRPPFRPEEPRDRPEVETRYPPPWPGAGQTPSALTGSPHPTLALGVPHPDLQTPSPDPGAKPQPGPGGIHPSGKQITAKPASLAQPRAASAPPMTQALNSSSRVQGRGPRGSGAAPSGKVLVDPESGHYYYVEAPKSPRLKLLFDPESGQYLEVLVPPSPAGAPLRFCPSLALGHSLYPSSYGSYSGLSLPPSPGPLPFGPPDLVAPGTKLHWAPEGGTVDGLYYLPTGSSPSPLPGLPLLLYSGPPHSGPCTTNKGSPF is encoded by the coding sequence ATGCTCTCCCTCCTGGTCCCGCCGGCCGCGGGCAGCTTCCCCTCGCCCCTGGCGCCGCGCCGGGACTCCTCGGGCTCCTCCGGTTCTTACCACACCGCGCCGGGCTCGCCGGAGCCCCAGGGGCCGCGCCCCGTGCTGGACGGGGCGGACGATGACGGGGGCGGTGGAGTTCCTGGGCGGGGGCAACCGGCAGAGTTTGCGGGTCGGAGCGCCAGGGTCCCCGGCCGAGGGGCGGGCCCAACGGGGAGCGGGCGATCGCAGCTTCGCCTGTCCATCAGCGCCCAGAATAGCCGCCAGGAGTCCGGATCCGGTTTCCCCCAGGGGCCGGGACAGCGCCCGAGCCCTTTCCAGCTCCGCACCCTGCCGTCGGGGGAGATGGAGGTGATCTTCACGACCGGGCCCCTGGGGGGGGctcccgccccggccccggccccggccccggccccggcccccagCGACTCGGACGAGGCGGACGGCGAGGTGCGGCAGCTCACCGCGCTCGGCTGGCCGGCTCCGTCCCCCGCCCCGCAAGGCCCTTACCTCGACGTGCACAGCCCCAGCGCGCGGGCCTCCTCCAGCCCGTCCCCGGCCGTGTCGGACAGCAGCGACCAAGCCGAGCGCTGGGCCACCTACCTGGACCTCCGGCCGGAGGCCGGGCCTGCCGCCTCGAGGCCGCCGGAGCTCCCCGCCACGTCCGGGAGAGCCCAGTTCGAGTGTGTGGAGGTGGCGCTCGAAGACCGGGCCTCCCTGCCCACGCAGAGGACAGTGCCCAAGAGGCAGATAGAGCTGCGGGTGAAGCCGAGCCCCCCgcagccgggccgggccggggcccccGGGCGCAGGCCGCTCCTGCGCACCGGCTCGCTGGACGAGTCTCTGAGCCGCCTGCAGGCCGCCTCCACCCTCGTGCGGACGGCCTTGGCTCGGAAGCTGCCGCCGGAGCAGCCGGAGCGGCCGGGCCCGGGGGGCGGGCCGGGCCCGCAGCTCCGCGCCCACTGCGAGACCCAGAAGCCGGCCGACTGGCCCCCGGCTTGGCCTGAGGCTCGGGAGCGCGAGGCCCCCCCCAGGCCTGCCGTCCGCAGCCCCCGAAGAGACCCCAAGGAGCTCCAGCCCGGAGGGAGCCCTCCGGCCCGGCTTCCCCCTCGGGAGCCCGCGAAGGAGGCCGCGCCGCCGCCGGCGGGGGCAGTGTCCGTCAGGGCGCCCCGGCCCTGGCCCAGCCTTCGGGAGCGAGCCATCCGTCGGGACAAGCCGGCCCCCGGGTCGGAGCCGCTCGGCCCCGTGAGCTCCAGCATCTTCCTGCTGTCGGGGGAGAGAGCCCAGGAGGGGGCCGAGGGGAGGCCGCGCCTCGAGCGGGGCCCGCGGCCGAAACCCCCGTCTCCGGCTCCGGCTGCCAGCCGGGAGACGCCGGGGCTGCCTCCTCGGGAGGCTCGGGAGGTCCCGGCGCGGGCGGCGCCCCCCGCGCAGGAGCCCCCGGGCCCGGCTGGCCAGGAGCGTCCCGCCTCACCCGCGCCCGAGACTGCGGGCCCGGAGCCCGGGGAGCCCGGCGACGCCCCCGCCGTCCGGGCCCGGGCCGCGATCCCGAAGCCTCGGGACGTGCGGAAGCTCGTGAAGAACACCTACTCGCTGAGCTTCCCGGCCGCCGCGCGCTCCCCCGGGGTGCACGGCCCCGAGCCCCCCGCGGTGCACGGCCCCGAGCCCCCGGCCCACTACACGTCCACCTTCCAGAAGGACTTCCTGCCCGTGCTGCCCCATCCCTACCAAGTGCCCGAGCCGGAGCCGCCGGCCAGCGCGGGAGCCGGAGGGAGCGACCCTgccccccgccccggccgccccccgcccccgccgcagCCCCAGCCCCCAGGAGAGCCCACCCCGCGGAAGAAAGCCGAGAACAACACAGCCAAGCCTTTTGCTCGCAGCGAGGTCCGCCTGCCCGGGGCCCTGGCCTCGGCCCGAAAGCCGGGGGTCAGGGCGCAGCCCGAGTCCAGACCCGAGGCCGGCCGCGCGCCCCCGGGTTGCAGCCCCCAGGCCCCGCGTCTCCTCCCCGAAGGAGAGGGCCAGGGCAATTCCCCGGGGGCTACCCCGAGGCCTCCCTTCCGCCCCGAGGAACCCAGAGATAGGCCCGAGGTGGAGACGCGTTATCCACCCCCATGGCCGGGGGCTGGGCAGACACCCAGCGCCTTGACGGGGTCCCCACATCCAACCCTCGCCCTGGGGGTCCCGCACCCCGACTTACAGACCCCGAGCCCAGACCCCGGAGCCAAACCCCAACCCGGCCCCGGTGGGATCCATCCCTCAGGGAAGCAGATTACCGCCAAACCTGCTTCTCTGGCCCAGCCCAGGGCAGCTTCAGCCCCTCCTATGACCCAGGCCCTCAATAGCTCTTCTCGGGTCCAGGGTAGGGGACCTAGGGGCTCTGGAGCCGCCCCATCAGGGAAGGTTCTGGTAGATCCGGAGAGTGGTCACTACTATTATGTGGAGGCTCCTAAATCTCCTAGGTTAAAATTGCTCTTTGACCCAGAGAGTGGGCAGTACCTAGAAGTTCTTGTTCCCCCCTCCCCAGCAGGGGCACCCCTCCGGTTCTGTCCTTCCTTGGCACTAGGGCACAGCCTCTATCCTTCTTCCTATGGGTCCTACTCCGGCCTCTCACTACCTCCTTCCCCTGGACCCTTGCCTTTTGGTCCCCCTGACCTGGTGGCCCCAGGAACTAAACTTCACTGGGCTCCTGAGGGTGGCACTGTGGATGGGCTCTATTACCTGCCCACAGGCAGTTCCCCTAGCCCATTACCTGGTCTTCCTCTACTTCTCTATTCTGGGCCTCCCCATTCTGGGCCATGTACCACTAACAAAGGCTCACCATTTTGA
- the MZB1 gene encoding marginal zone B- and B1-cell-specific protein, translated as MRFLLLLLTLTDWGPPESFGEEIPQETIPLSATSPHFDEEEKYSTHMPQHLRCDACQIISYQMWKHLTEMEKKQLRHRVKGASLSESEYTDVLEKSCSQSWKEYGVREVNKEKHLFGPGLDNSVGISVMVTGGLWPGRLFKMCHNYLGELGEDQLYEEYKQGGREALEGLLCRGICPEEEAPDQGEFWKEL; from the exons ATGAGGTTTCTACTGTTGCTGCTGACTCTGACTGACTGGGGCCCCCCAGAAAGCTTTGGAGAAGAAATCCCCCAGGAAACCATCCCTCTCTCAGCCACATCCCCTCATtttgatgaagaagaaaaatattcaaccCATATGCCCCAACATCTGCGCTGTGATGCCTGCCAGATCATTTCTTACCAG ATGTGGAAGCATTTAACTGAAATGGAGAAAAAGCAGTTGCGTCACAGGGTGAAGGGGGCTTCTCTGAGTGAGTCTGAGTACACCGATGTTCTGGAGAAAAGCTgttctcagagctggaagga ATACGGGGTTCGGGAAGTAAACAAAGAGAAACACCTTTTTGGTCCAGGGCTGGACAACTCAGTGGGCATCAGCGTAATGGTAACTGGAGGCCTGTGGCCAGGCAG GCTCTTCAAGATGTGTCACAACTACCTGGGTGAGCTTGGTGAAGATCAACTGTATGAGGAATACAAGCAAGGGGGCCGAGAAGCCTTGGAGGGGTTATTGTGCAGAGGGATCTGTCCAGAAGAGGAAGCACCTGACCAGGGGGAATTCTGGAAAGAACTTTAA